Below is a window of Populus alba chromosome 2, ASM523922v2, whole genome shotgun sequence DNA.
GGGCTAAGAATTTATTAACAAAACCCTCATAATGCAAGGTAAGTGAatgaaatataaagagagattATATATGCAAAAGGGCAAGCACTTGTAAGTGTGATTTTTATTGTGCAAAATTTACGGTTCCTTTAATTATAGAGATTGGGGAGAGTTACAGAACAACAATCTTGATTGTAATAATAGTTTGCCCCAAAATATAAGCTTCGCTGGTAATCTTGATTGTAGCATTAGAGCAAGAGGATTATCACCATTAATAATAGTTTAGGAGGAGTTgctctcttctttgtttttttttttttttaatttagtattattattattattattattatatttagttgattttgaattattcttcataatttatttagatttaggTTATTatagttgtaaaaaaaatatcaagatatttaattagtgcttaatttttaaaaattttattttttgttatcatgtcattaagtaaaaattaattttaaaaaagttgttaaacctaataaaatttatcattcCGGTCAAGAGTGTGGTGAGTTAAGCCATGAAGTTCGAGTCAATCTAATACATTactgtattaatattaaaaatatatatcatcttgaaattatgtttttttttttttttctatacatgacattttaaaatagaaatgtttttcttttgaataaaaacataagattagattggttattttcattttgtgttttcatcaattcatatatatatatatatatatatatatatatatatataatcaattcaattaattaatatgtgtattttaattttgatatattaagcgtgattttaaaaaaataaaaaattaccgcAGCAAATTAGTTACCATTATTCACTATATGAGTcattattattaactttaattttatccaaGCAGACATCTTCACCCACTAGGTATTTcatttatcaatatatatagGTAAATTATATACTCAATTCAATGAAATAAGAAATACAGATGTTTAACTGATTGAATTGATATTAGAGGGATTTGTTTTTGACAAGTTGGTAAAAAAACACAGTGCAAATAATAGATTTATTCAAAACATAATACCCATGTTTTTAAACATAAACATTAcaataagtaaaaatatattttttaaaaaaacacaatagtcAACTATTAATTAATCCTTACTTTTAAACATAAACATTACTATTTAAGTCCTAAGACACTATAATTTAAGACTTAGGTCTTATGAGCctgataataaaatcaaattcttacttaaaatataaacattgaatCCAAGAGGATGTCAATTGTTAATTAAGCTTTgactcatattttatttttttatattcaaaataggCTCGGAgatttttactcatttttaatagatttatcCGTGATCGTGTTAAATATCATCATTAAACTCAActaccttttttttcattattatattatttgattatctAAAATTTGGTCCCTATTTGTTCTTATTCGTCATTTTCACTCCccaatcttttattattttttaaatttacttatattgacaagaaaaaattagagaatCAGTGGGTCAAAATTAAGTTATGACAACTAGTTTATATGATGGTGGTTGTGTGGGTTTTAGACGGAAAAGGTGGTGGTTGGTTCATGGTCCTTATGgtggagagaaaaagaaaagggttcGGTTAGGAGGAGGAAGATGGGACGGTGGTTTTGTAGTAGGTCGATATGACTATGATGAAGTTGTTGTGACGTTAGAGTTGTGAGGAAAAGGTTGTCGAGGCTGAAAATGGTGAATGGAGAGAGATGAAAGGTAGGTGATCAACGATAAGGTTTTTGAGTATGGAGGcgagtctttttttttgttttgcttttatttttttctagttggtttttgtgtttttgtttttttctcttcttagtctattttttttttgtagtcttTTCCTAGCCTTTTCTCTCTAGGGTTTTCTAATgtgtctatcttttttttttttttccttatgctTCAATTTATAGTGTAGAGGAACctatcaatttgaaaaataaaatcaaagtattgaaagatttttatattctttcatTCTTAAATGAggatttcaaatttaaaaattttatggtcaaagatcaattgattttattttattgaatcatGCATAAtctcttcctttccttcttGAATTCAATGAGATCCATAATTGGTGATTTTCTAAATATCTTTATTAAAACTATACTTTTTCTAGCATGCTTGTCATTTCACTCcgtaatttgttttctttttatttctattttctattttttatgtaaaaactttccatataaaataagataagtaaaatgccataaatcatgaaacaaTCATAAATTACATGAATCACACTAGAAAGATATTTTCTTGGGAActtaaaatacattgaaaacataaaggtaaaaattaggttatgacaatgTTGGAGGtaatatatttatgatgatggtgaaaatgttaaaataaaaggtggtggtgaaaaaataatggtttaatgattataatgatgatggataataataatcatttttattatattgttagGGTGATATTATTGGTGATGTGGCGGTGATATGATAGTAACTACATGtaagaaaataagaatataaaatataaaaaactattttagttttttaaattgttcataaaagaataaatgttgtagctcaaccaaatatattttttaagtttggaaAAATTACACCTAACATCATATTTGATCGAAATTACACTCGCCTCTCGAGTTTTGAAAAATGACAGGCATCTTAAATTTTAGTACACACATAAAAATTTACATCTTGTAcctaacatgtaaaaaaaatcaataaaaattatctaattatttataggtttgtgattattttctatttaatgaCTAAAGAGcctttataatattaatatcacaACATTGCCATCAAACTAATATTACAATTCtgctaaaaattagaaaagaactAAAACTTGGTATCTTATCAAACACTTTGTGTGCAATACaaaatcaatcataattttGCATGACCCATTTGAATCAAACACCAAGTAAAGAACCTAAGAGATTATGACCCTAttaccatagttttgaaatccgactcggcccggcgggtcgacctaGAATCCGGCCAACCCGAAGCTGAACCAGGttgagttgaagaaaaaatggaacaagaaaaaaaattggcgTGACCTTGTTAAACTGGCTATAAaccctttatattttattttattatttttattttttttactaaaacgatgtcgttatgatttaaaaaaaaaaaattaacccggccgacccggtcaaaacccggaactcGGGCTTTGgaccgggccgggtcttaaaactatgctatTTACTactttcaaatcttatttactATTTTTACTACCTACAAgtcatataagaaaaaaaactaatctcattacaaactttaaaaaaccataGACCTTGGATCCTAGAATAAATCACAACAAAAAACCTCATCAAGTTTAAGGTCATCAACTTTACCATgaatctattttctttattttcttatgcaAGATGGTCTAAGATCTAGATCACATGTATCTATGCCTTCAATTTTCtagttttgaagaaaaatagagGAGAAAGATGAAAAGAAGCACTAGTTCCCAATTCCTAACTTGCTTATTGTAGTGAACAAACCACCTTTTACATGCTGAAAATGGTAGATAAATTACTACTTGTTTAGATTTAAACCAAGTCAGAGCAATCTTAACATGAATTATATAGAAAGATGAAATGTATGTATATTTTCAAAGGAGGCTAAGAAGTCATGGCTATATTATTCTATGCTTGTTTCTTTGTTCTCATTGATTCTCTAGCAAAACTCATTCCTGCAAGCTCATTAATACATGAGAACACATGAACATGGTCACCTTTTGATCTAATTGTGGAGTACACTAgtagttttaatatatgtttgatattgtagtgCAATGtggtttttaaaagtgtttttaaactgaaaatgcatcaaaataatttattttttagattgtttttaatttttgacatgaaaatatccaaaaatactttaaaaaacatcaatttatagtttttttaatgtgaaaagaactttaaaaaaaaatcacatgcatGTCTTGCTTTCCTTATCTACACCAATTTCATTTGATGTTTAGAATGAGATAAATCATTAGAACCAATAATTTTTAGGTTCggttttgaaattgaaagaattgttAGGATGAGAGAGACTTTTAAAGAGAAGTTTAATATATAGGATTTTCTATTTATTAGATGTGaggttaatttgattattttattagattttttttttatttatcaatcaatgcaaattgtaattttttaaaatttagtataaatacaattttgataaaatataagagGTTAGgggtaatgtttttaaaaataaaacaataaatacaataataataaaaaaaaaacgcactAAAGGAAAACTTGCTACAAacaagagagggagagagacgGCATGGAGAGAAGAGATCcaccaaaataaaattggcAAGAAATAAAGGCAAAGGGGACACAAACAAGAAATTGCAAATGACAAAAAGGCCAAGtgtcaaaagaaaagaaataataaaataaaataaaaataaaatgttaaactgAGTTTACAAAGCAAAGCTAACAAGTGTAAGGAGGCAGTTGAGAGTTGGGTagcctcccccccccccctcaccTCCCTTCATTTTCATCAATCAAAAGCGGGTATTCCCACGCCTTCTTCCCTCGTGCTCTCCGCCCCCTCTTTCCCTTCTTATACTCCCTTTCCCCTACTCCTTCTTCCCCtcacttctcttctcctttcctttcccACTCTAAATGGCATCAGCTTCAGCTTTCTCTGCTACCAAATTCACCCAGCCGTTTTCTCTCAACGGCACTACCTCCAGATCTCATGAAAAGCACCAATCTTTCTTTGATCCTCTTAGGACTgccccttcttcttcctcttttcttgGATCCACCCGCAAACTTCGCCTTAGTTCTGCTTCCAAATCCAAGCTTTTGGCCAATCCCAACCGTCGATCGGCTGTTGTCGCTGTCTCTGATGTTGTCAAGGAAAAGAAGGTCAAATCTACCACCAATCTGGTAACCAATTCCACAATTAACCTCTCCACTATTTCCCTTATCGAATGcttctgttttgattttattttggctTTTTTGTGCTTTTGTTTGCATTTCTGTGCACAAGAGACTGGTTATCGTATACCATTTTAAGCTTTAATTGAAATCATatcattttctttgtcaattagGATGCCATTAAATTAAATcccaagttttaatttttaaattgattgtaACTATGTAATTAGCTTTGTGATTTAATTAGATGCATTGCTATACATTTAAAATGGAGAAGCTTCGTATGCGTTGATATGTTAAAGCTACTTTTGTGAATTCTGATGAACGAAATAGAAATCAAGAacgtttctttcttcttcttttttactcaTTTAATTAGTGGTGTCTTTAGTTGATCACTAAAGAAGAAGGATTGGAGGTATATGAAGATATGATATTGGGCAGATCTTTCGAGGACATGTGTGCCCAGATGTATTATAGAGGCAAAATGTTTGGTTTTGTTCATCTTTACAATGGTCAAGAGGCTGTCTCAACTGGGTTCATCAAGCTTTTGAAGCGGGAGGATTCTGTTGTCAGTACTTATCGTGATCATGTACATGCTTTAAGTAAAGGAGTCCCAGCTCGTGCTGTCATGAGCGAGCTCTTTGGCAAGACGACTGGGTGTTGCCGGGGCCAAGGTGGATCTATGCACATGTTCTCGAAAGAGCACAATTTGATTGGTGGGTTTGCTTTTATTGGAGAGGGAATTCCAGTGGCTACTGGTGCAGCATTTTCCAGCAAGTATAGGAGGGAGGTTTTGAAGGAGGCGGATTGTGATCATGTGACATTGGCCTTTTTTGGTGATGGTACTTGTAACAATGGGCAGTTCTTTGAGTGTTTGAACATGGCAGCATTGTGGAAATTGCCCATCGTGTTTGTTGTTGAGAATAACTTGTGGGCTATTGGGATGTCGCACGTGAGGGCAACTTCGGATCCAGAGATTTGGAAGAAGGGCCCAGCATTTGGGATGCCAGGTGTTCATGTTGATGGAATGGATGTTTTGAAGGTGAGGGAGGTGGCCAAGGAGGCAATTGGAAGGGCTAGGAGAGGAGAAGGACCAACATTGGTAGAATGTGAAACTTACAGGTTTAGAGGACACTCATTGGCTGATCCTGATGAGCTTCGTGACCCTGGTGAGCTTTTACATTTGGTTCTCGTTGTTTGGCTGTCTATTTTATTCCTGGTCattgaataatttaatgaatttgtaTTTAGCAGTTCAATTTGATCATTGTCATTTCTCTTTAGAATCTCATTTCTTCTATGTTTTGTGACTTAGCTTTTGCCTTGCAAGTTTAACTGATATGGACACCAGGCCCTGTATGATTTTTGTGAAATGCTTCTGATTTTTTCCATTTCCTGTGCCTATTTAAATATCTACCATTTACAGTAATAAAATTGTTTTCCATTTCTCCATCTTGATTTGATGCAATATGGAGCAAAAAGTTCAAAAAGAGTTGCCAACCATGTATAGGTTTATTGAGGCTTGTTTGAGTTAAATTCTGGTTATTATTGACCCTGCTAGTGTACATCTTTACTTTTTAAGGaggtgttttattatttagtaaaCTTTTTTCATCTGCACCTTTTCATTCCCTTTCTTGTcttgtgtttcttcttcttggcTCTTCAGCAGAGTTAAAAACCTTCCCATCTGTTATTGCGGTATCACAGTATTAGCACAGGGTTCTTCACAGCATCTTATTGCAATGATGTCTACTATCCTTTCATCCAATTTCATTTGTTGGTTTGTTTTCCTCTAAACGAAGGCCTTTACATTATGATACTGTGACAAAAACCAAGCTACTGAGAAATAAGCTCTAGTGATTAGTTTCCAACAATGCTAGTCCAGAAAAGGAAATATGTTACTTGGGAGATTCCCTTGTATAATATCTGTGGTGCTCAGTAGGCCTAATAAGCATTTACATATAAACTCATTGAGGTATTCAATATCTCAATAGAG
It encodes the following:
- the LOC118063461 gene encoding pyruvate dehydrogenase E1 component subunit alpha-3, chloroplastic; translated protein: MASASAFSATKFTQPFSLNGTTSRSHEKHQSFFDPLRTAPSSSSFLGSTRKLRLSSASKSKLLANPNRRSAVVAVSDVVKEKKVKSTTNLLITKEEGLEVYEDMILGRSFEDMCAQMYYRGKMFGFVHLYNGQEAVSTGFIKLLKREDSVVSTYRDHVHALSKGVPARAVMSELFGKTTGCCRGQGGSMHMFSKEHNLIGGFAFIGEGIPVATGAAFSSKYRREVLKEADCDHVTLAFFGDGTCNNGQFFECLNMAALWKLPIVFVVENNLWAIGMSHVRATSDPEIWKKGPAFGMPGVHVDGMDVLKVREVAKEAIGRARRGEGPTLVECETYRFRGHSLADPDELRDPAEKARYAARDPITALKKYMIENSLASEAELKAIEKKIDEVVEEAVEFADESPHPSRSQLLENVFADPKGFGIGPDGRYRCEDPKFTEGTARV